Genomic DNA from Anaerolineae bacterium:
GCGGTGAAATGTTCTCGGTGGATTATCGTCTGATCACTGCGAGCGGGGATGAAGTGTGGGTGCGCGACGAAGCTGTTCTGGTCAAGGATGAAGCAGGGTATCCTTTGTACTGGCAGGGAATTATGCTGGATATCACCGACCAGAAGCATCATGAACAAGAAATTGAAGCCCTGGGCAGGCTTGCTCGCCTCTCGCTTGAAACAGTAGACCTGTCTTCTCTCTTAGAAGGAGTCTTGCAGGCAGCGATTCATGCAATTGATCCCGCTGAGAAGGGCGCGATTCTTCTCCTCAACGAATCCGGAGAATTGATGATCAAGGCAATGGTTGGATATTCTGATCCACGTATCCAATTCGCCAGTTTTCCAATCCATCAAGGCTATTCGGCAAGCTGTTTCCGCAAGAGACGTAGTATGATCATCCAGGATGCCAGAGGAAACGAGGAATACCGTTATGATGGGGAGATAGAGGAGATGGTTGCTGTCCAAAGTGCAATCGTTTCTCCTCTTATTGCCCGGGGTAACTTAATCGGCGTAATTTCTTTAGAAAATATTACTCGTAAGAATGCATTTACAGAACATGATCTGAGGGTTTTAGAAAATCTTGCAGCTACAGCTGCGCTCTTAATCGAACGATCGATGTTACTGGATGATCTACAACGCCATGTCGATCATCAGATGGCGATTAATTCGATTCTCTTGGCTGCCAGTCGCACCAACGACCTGCAGTCCATCATGGAGATTGTGCTTGATCATCTATTACAAGCAATGAAATTGGAGATAGGAGCAATCTGGATCAATGATCCATCCAGCGGGCAACATCTGAGTGCCACACGCTGTTTGCCTGAGAAGATGATCAGGGGTATTCAGGAATTGGTTGCCTGGCATTCGATAGATTTAACAGAATTGGAAGTCGTTGATAATAATGATAAATTTCGTGACTCCAACATATCCCCATTGCTTGATTATCTTGGGATGCAAGCGTATGTTGCTGCTCCTTTGGTTGTTAATGAAAGGCGAATCGGTGGTATCGCCATTGCCGATACGAAACCCCATTCATGGTCTCGGGATGAATTGAGTCTGATCGATACATTGGGTCATCAGGTTGGTGTATTGATTCACCGTGGGCGGCTATTCGAACAAACCCAGAAACAAATCGGTCGGCTGGAAGCGGTATATCGGATCTCAACCGAATTGCGTGTAGCTCAAGATGTTGACGAAGCATTACCTATCCTTCTTGAACAAACTCTGCAATCAATCAATGCTGAGGCGGGAGGAATCCTGCTTTATGATCCCGAGACAAATCGGTATTATCCCAGATCAGCCTGTGGTTGGATGAAGGATTTATTTGAAAACATTGCGGATGGTATAGAAATCTCTTTCGAAACCAAGAAAATTCATATCGTGGAGAATTTTTTTGAGGAATCTCCTTGGAAGTGGTCTTCCATTCATCCAGTTTCGATATATCCTGGTGGAGTAAGTGTACCTTTATTTACAACCTCTCATCCTGTTGGTTTAATGCTCCTTTCTTTCCCCAATCCTCATCGTCTTGATGGGCAGGAGTTGGCTTTGCTCGAGTCGATTGCCGATATTGCTACCAGCGCTATCCAGCGTATGAAGTTATATGAAGCGACTTTAGCACAATTAGAGAAGCTCAACGCCCTGCGTGAGATCGACCGCTTGATAGCTTCAGGATATGATCCGACAGTAATTTTTGACACTGTTCTATTGCAAGTCTTGCAGATATTAGACGTAGATGCAGCCAGTATCTATCTATATAATTCGGCGGCTCAGTGGCTTGAGAGAGTGGCATTAAAAGGGTTCAAAAATGCACCCCTATATAAGACGAAAGTTCATCTAAACCAATGTCTGGCGGCTGAGGCGATTCTGCGAAGAGAAGCGATAATCATTCCCAATCTGTCACAAAAGACGCCACTTTGCGAACAACAACTGTTCCTTCTCCAGGAAGGATTTACCACCTACTGCGCTCAACCGTTCGAGAGCAAAGGGCAGATTAAAGGTGTGCTGGAAATTGTTACTCGAAGCGAAAAAAAGCTCTCGGCTGAATGGAAAGAATTTCTCGAGACGATAGCCCAACAGTTAGTCATAGCGATTGAGAATGCGCAACTCATCCAAGACCTGCATCGCACCAATGCAGAACTTATTTCGGCCTACGATGCAACTATCGAAGGATGGTCGAGGGCATTGGATTTACGCGATCGTGAAACTGAAGGACATACTCAACGGGTGACCGAAAGGGTTTTGCAACTGGCGTTAGCGGTAGGAATCAAAGCAGATGAACTGATTCACCTGCGGCGCGGTGCCATTCTACATGATATTGGCAAAATGGGGATTCCCGATCGCATCCTCTTGAAGCCAGGCCCACTGACAGAAGAAGAGTGGAGAATCATGCGAAAACATCCTATCTATGCCTATGAAATGCTCTCATCGATTGATTATTTAAGGCCAGCGTTGGATATCCCATATTGTCATCACGAAAAGTGGGATGGTACGGGTTATCCAAGGGGTCTTAAGGGCGAGGCGATCCCATTGGTAGCGCGCCTGTTTGCGGTGGTGGATGTCTTCGATGCGTTGACCAGTGATCGTCCATATCGAAAAGCATGGTCACGGGAAAGGGCTTTGGCATATATCCGGGAGCAAAGTGGAAAACATTTCGATCCAGAAGTGGTGCGGATATTTCTAAAAATTTTAGAAAATGGTGGATGGGAAGGAAGTAAATAGAATGTGTGGTGCTCGATCCTTTGAAAGTAAAAAACGGTTAAATAATTTTGGGATCACTGCTGAAAAGAGGTATAAATAAATAATCATGCTTACTCAAAAGAGCATCCGCCATCCGTTGTACATGCTATACATGGATTGTAAAGGTATGCCCATTTTTTACTGAAACGCCTTTTTCTGGTGGGTAAGTGTCTCAGGGGTGGATGATGATCTCAGGCAGTTGATTGACATCCTCAATCACTTCATCAGCTCCGGCTGCCCAGAGTTCTTTTTCTTCTCCAAACCCACTTAATACCCCAACCGTCTGAGCCCCGGCGATTTTCCCGGCCTGAATATCCACAGTGGTATCTCCCACCATCAGGCATTCCGTTGGGCTTACCTTGAGTTGTTCTGCAACCCACAGGATGGGGTCGGGAAAAGGTTTGGTATGGTGGGTCGTTTCTGCGCTGGCATGGCATTTGAGTATAGAGGCCAGTTGCATCTGGTCAATAAAGGATTGGGTCAGGTGAGCTTCTCGCACACTGATGATGGCGAGCGGATAATACCTGGCGAGCTCCAGTAGGGTCTCTTGAACCCCAGCGATTGGTTTCCAGAGCGGTTTTTTCCTTTTACTTTGCGGCAGCGCTTTGATCCGCAGGCGATAGAACCATTCGTCGCAGTCAATTCGATCGAGAAAATTAAGTACCCTATTTGCCGGTGTTTCCAGTGTCATAATCAACTTGCGGGCGATCTGGAGACGTCTTTGCTGCGGGCAGGTAAATAGAAGAAAGGACAGAAATTTTGCGGATTTCTCTACCATGAGATCGTCGGTGTCTGCTAGTGTGCCATCAATATCAAAGCAGATTGCCTTTATCCGCTGGAGGTCAAGGGGCATGTTAAGGATTCCCTACAATCCAAAGAAATATGATGGCAAAGCCACCCAGACAACAGCAAAAGCTCGTCAGCAAAATAGCGACACAAGAGAGGAGCGCAGGTTTCCATGTGGATTCATTGTTTGAAGGTCGCTTTAACACACCCTGATTGTAAATCAAAACAGTTGAACCGGACAACCAATTCATGGTCGAAACGTATATAAAGCGAATCGAATTGAAGAAAGGAGTTTGGTATGAGCGGCCTTAAGAAAGGTTTATCTTGGGGATTGCTGGTGATTCTGATTTTTCTCATCTCTTTGAGTCATCCGATAGATGTTCTGGCAGTTGAGACAGACCCGGATGGAAAGCTCGAGAAGGGACAGATGATCGATGACGATTTGTTCCTGGAGGGGGAAAGAGTCGTCATTGATGGAGTTGTCAAGGGCGACTTGTATGCAGGAGCTACCACCATTGTGATTAACGGCGTGATTCACGGGAGCGCTTTCTTGATTGCTCAAACGATCGAAATCAATGGTTCAGTGAAAGGGAGCCTGTATGGGGCGTCTCAATCCCTGTACCTGGGTGAACAGGCGCAAATTGAACGCAATCTTTATTACGCCGGATTTGCTTTGCAGGCAAAACCAGGTTCTCGGGTTGGCAAAGACGCCTTATTTGCGGGATATCAGGCTGTATTGGATGGGAAAATTCAGCGCGATGTTCTGGCTTCTGTGGGGGCATTAGAGGTTAATGGAGAAGTTGGAAGAAATGTGCGGGTAACCGTCGGGGATGTCGAAGAGGGTCAGGCGCGTTCGATGCCCTTCTATACTGCACCCGGCGCACCGCCCATGATCCCTTCCGGCTTGCGCATCAATGAAAGCGCAAAAATCGGCGGCACGTTGACCTACAGCAGTGTTAGGGAGCAATCGCAAGGAATAAAGAGCAAACCGCAAGGTGATATTATTTTCAAGCCGATCGAAGCAACCGACCGGCAGGCGAGGACGGGTAAGGCACAGGATAGTTTCGCTTATCTGGTGGGTAAGTATGTCTTGAATCGCTTGCAGGAAATTGTCACCCTTTTTGTCATTGGCATCGTGGGAGTCTGGTTACTTCCTCGCCACCTTCAGGATTGGAAGGAACGCATGAAATCAGAGCCACTTGCTTCGGGTCTGAACGGTTTACTTACCGTGTTGGTGGGCTATGTTGGCGCTGGCTTGCTTGCCCTGGTGCTTTTAGCCGTTGGGATTTTCATTGGTGTATTAACCCTTGGCGGCTTGAGCAAAACGGTGCTGGGGATTGGTTTTTCCACGCTGGGGTTGGCACTGGCAATCTTTAGCCTTGTTGTAACCTACGTGAGTAAAATTTTGGTTTCCTTATGGGTTGGGGAATGGGTCTTCGAGCGCTTTGCACCGCAAACCAGCCAGAAAGTTCTGCTGGTTCTTCTGGTGGGCATTTTGATTTACGTATTTGTCCGCTCCATCCCCATTTTGGGTTGGGTCGTTGGCTTGTTGGCAACCCTGGTGGGGGTAGGTGCAATTTATCTGGTTGTCAGAGATCGCCTGCGTCTATCTGGCAAACCATTGAGCCGTGCCGAACCGATCTCTGCGGGTGAGTGATTCGAATCTTCCTTGCCTTTCCTTTCGGTGTGGGTAGATGCTGGGCAGGGCGATTGGCGATCTCTTCAGAATTGCAAAATCGCCCTTGCCCCTTTTGAATGATTAGGGTAGGATATTTCCTATGAGAAACCGTATCCTTTGCTGGCTGATCCTGGGTGATCTGGTCACATTATTTCTCATAACTGTCGTGGGTTTTGCCTCTCATCAAGAATTGGGAAGTGCTGGCTGGCGATTGTTGACCACCTTTGTTCCGCTATGTGTGGGCTGGGCGTTGAGCGCGCCGGGACTGGGCCTCTATCGCCAGGAGGTTTATGCCCGACCAGCGCAGATTTGGAAGTCCCTGTGGGGGATGCTGCTGGCCGGCCCAATCGCGGCCTTATTGCGCGGGATTTGGTTAAATCGTCCCATTATTCCGGTTTTTGGTATCGCGCTGACCGGTTCTGCGATGCTTGGCATGTTTCTGTGGCGTTTATTGTTCTGGTTGCTGATAGCGCGTCGGATTAGGGATGGATGAGCTAGGGCTGATTCATGACGCCCAAAAGGGCGATCTCGAAGCTTTCAATCGCCTGGTATTGGCTTATCAAGACGCCATCTATACCCATGCCTATCGAATGCTTGGAGACGAAAGCGCAGCCGATGATGCAACGCAAGAGACCTTTATTGCTGCCTATCAGGCGATGAAAACCTTTCGCG
This window encodes:
- a CDS encoding HD-hydrolase domain is translated as MAEDKNISFPDSMPPFLHSPLLMSLSQAIYRSTTANTPEELLSVISEELQRYDIACALFLLDKSLSQISPRYISENIKAIPFIENLVGLNYEEYSIPIETVPQFKHVLHSKSPFLIKDCTEVVRSWLPSNFRHLSRQIAEMLKLPAIILSPFTVEGEILGVFAIASPSLSEQDFPAVQSFSTLIAAMWKRAEVFANALEDIERRKSLEHALRQSEQRYRILVDFSPDGVLVVKDGRVVFANPSAFYLFGASDPDDLLGKNLDSLSSPEWLGLSIGRLSDLVQSTNESSPRLESQINRMDGSRVDVELTAIPVQFDGEAAVQIVLHDITERRQLETSLRESEERYRLLTESSMTGVYLIQDGLFRYVNRAMASIFGYEIEEIINRLGPFDLTHPEDHPLVSENIRLRVDNIVDDIRYSFRGIRKDGQVIHVEVHGRRIEYGGKVGIIGTLLDITEQVRHEIALRETEKFLRTIIEQIPVVVYTEDASDGHLRFISSQVEKLSGYPVEDWLKRADFWKTILHPADRERVIELDKRTNESGEMFSVDYRLITASGDEVWVRDEAVLVKDEAGYPLYWQGIMLDITDQKHHEQEIEALGRLARLSLETVDLSSLLEGVLQAAIHAIDPAEKGAILLLNESGELMIKAMVGYSDPRIQFASFPIHQGYSASCFRKRRSMIIQDARGNEEYRYDGEIEEMVAVQSAIVSPLIARGNLIGVISLENITRKNAFTEHDLRVLENLAATAALLIERSMLLDDLQRHVDHQMAINSILLAASRTNDLQSIMEIVLDHLLQAMKLEIGAIWINDPSSGQHLSATRCLPEKMIRGIQELVAWHSIDLTELEVVDNNDKFRDSNISPLLDYLGMQAYVAAPLVVNERRIGGIAIADTKPHSWSRDELSLIDTLGHQVGVLIHRGRLFEQTQKQIGRLEAVYRISTELRVAQDVDEALPILLEQTLQSINAEAGGILLYDPETNRYYPRSACGWMKDLFENIADGIEISFETKKIHIVENFFEESPWKWSSIHPVSIYPGGVSVPLFTTSHPVGLMLLSFPNPHRLDGQELALLESIADIATSAIQRMKLYEATLAQLEKLNALREIDRLIASGYDPTVIFDTVLLQVLQILDVDAASIYLYNSAAQWLERVALKGFKNAPLYKTKVHLNQCLAAEAILRREAIIIPNLSQKTPLCEQQLFLLQEGFTTYCAQPFESKGQIKGVLEIVTRSEKKLSAEWKEFLETIAQQLVIAIENAQLIQDLHRTNAELISAYDATIEGWSRALDLRDRETEGHTQRVTERVLQLALAVGIKADELIHLRRGAILHDIGKMGIPDRILLKPGPLTEEEWRIMRKHPIYAYEMLSSIDYLRPALDIPYCHHEKWDGTGYPRGLKGEAIPLVARLFAVVDVFDALTSDRPYRKAWSRERALAYIREQSGKHFDPEVVRIFLKILENGGWEGSK
- a CDS encoding Phosphoglycolate phosphatase → MPLDLQRIKAICFDIDGTLADTDDLMVEKSAKFLSFLLFTCPQQRRLQIARKLIMTLETPANRVLNFLDRIDCDEWFYRLRIKALPQSKRKKPLWKPIAGVQETLLELARYYPLAIISVREAHLTQSFIDQMQLASILKCHASAETTHHTKPFPDPILWVAEQLKVSPTECLMVGDTTVDIQAGKIAGAQTVGVLSGFGEEKELWAAGADEVIEDVNQLPEIIIHP